DNA sequence from the Oryza brachyantha chromosome 5, ObraRS2, whole genome shotgun sequence genome:
TGTGATCCACACCCACAGTTCACTAAGAATTTGCATGTTTAGCACTATTAACCTATTAACCATGGGGCAGATACGATTAAATGGGTAGTTAGATAcgattataagtataaatagaaagaaaaatacatggaCGAAAAAGTTTATAcagtaatttaataaaattaagaaagtaACTTGCATACTACTCCAAAGagaagaatatatataggatTGGATGCAATTTTGGCATGGCGTTGGATTTGTGTATTTTCAATCAATTTACCGTTACtctcaaaattcaaataaaaaaatcaacttaccATTACGGTGACGCAGGAGATAAGCGCGCTTGTGGCCGTGGAAGAAAGACGTagcttctgtttttttttttggaaagggGACTGGTTTGTGCTAATATGCTACCGCGGACTAGATGGCCACATCCAAACTAcagtaaaaatattgttttcacGCTCTAAGCATCAGCCGTTAATTGCTTCTATTTTAAGCCTCCTGTCGAATAGCAACATTAATTGTGAGGCATCCAATATTCCAATGTAATAAAACAAACTGATCATAataattgtattatttttgttgtgtttAAGTCACTAGATTATTGCCACGgaacaaattaaatagtttAGAAACAAACCTATGTGTATGCTAAGAACAAGTAGTCTAATATGGtaggataaatatttttaagaaaatatacttttaacaGATGTCTAGTTAATAAACCTGATGAAGTAGCTAAAATAAATGGAATGTCTGATAAATCTATATTTCTCAAAGGTTGTGTGGGTCTATTTAATTTAggaagagtaaatttcatacaACACAGGTTTTGAGCAAAATGTTCCATAAAACCtcatatttatacaaaatacttatatttcacTATAATAAACGGTATTGGCAAACATATACTCACATTACAGGCTGAGAACACAAATGTCTATACCATCTGCTCTATCCCCTTCTTAACTGCCTCAATTCATAATGGAAACAGATTAAGATGCAAAACTTGGTAGCAGCAAACAAATCACATAAACCAAAACTATGCAATTGGTAACCGTTGCTTGTTTAGAAAATGATCAATGTTAGAAAATtctaacatattttattatagacGTATCATGTATAAGTGTGATAgacaaaaaaatgatttaggcATGATGTGAGGTTTTGCGAAACATTTTGCACCAAAATCTGTGGTTACTTAAAACAAATGGTAAAAACTAGGGTTTTGTTTTAGAATGTCTCAAAGCCGCaggttttatgaaatttactaaAGTAGAGAAACTATAATTGAAACGAAGTAATGAGGTTTTTACCCACCGCTCTCACAATGAGATGGCTTCACCAAGACACAAGATGCTCCTGTATTCATGTTAATAGAAGTTCCACATTGTACCCCAGTGAAGTAATGAGGTTTATTATTGTGCACGTTGCTCAACCAAAATCTAAAAAGGCACAAAGCTCAGTGATAGAAGTGGACTGGTAATGGACGTCGAGtcacatatttataacatataaGTTACACATTGTGGCCCAGTGAAGTGAATAAGCTTACGTATTGAAGTACAAGCAAGTAGACTTGTACGATTGGTACGTGGATTATCACCTTTCATTGTTTGCccttttaaaacaaaaaatgatttataaataaaacttgtatataagtatttttagtaatctaaaagttaaggctgtaaaataaactacaatgaaaaacctcaaaaccaactctaaaataaagattgaaaatttaaattttagcttgcaAGCgcaagcagaaacgaaaaagATGAATCCTATCTTAAAAAACAATTGGTACCAGATACATATCCGTTGGTCTTAAGAGTCGAAGaaagtttaataataaagccAACTTAGGCTAAGTTCTTTCCCTCTTCTACCATCTCAGattccctcatttttcgtgtgacgcttctcgaactgttaaacggtgtgttttttataaaaatttttatagaaaaattgttttaaaaaacatattaatctatttttaatttttttataactaataattaattaattaattatataataatatattagtacgtTTTCCGCCAGATAACATAACCCAAGCGCAAACTtactaactataaatttatgttaaaGTCAATAGATGGCTATAAGGTTAGAATGATTTTCATCttctatctctttctctcaccTTTATTGGGGGTGCCCAAGATCAAGGTCAAGACCAGCAGGCTACACCCTAGGCTCAACTAACCGTGGTAAAATCAAGGCATATTATTAAGATTGATAGCCTACACTATATACTGGTTCCACATCAATGTGTGctatttttctctttacaAATTTGTCATGTTAACGAAATTCACTTGCTACAATCTTACAACTTATGACAATATACtaggttttattttctttattgagGTGGTAAGAAGTGATCTGTCTCGTGACCACAAGATGTGAGCAGTGTGTATCATGTATACAGACTCTTTCTATCCAGAAAATTTCGATGAGTCTATTTTTCCAATTAGAACTGATGTGTTCCTTCGAGGTTTCTAAACATCTATCAAGacaaattgtatatatttgatataatTGGGTGTTCTCTATTTTCGTAGTTACTGTAAAGAGAGAATCGTATTATACTTAGCATGTATACGTGTTGTGATATATATGTcatgaaaaaacataataaactTATGTTAGCAGGAATGTGCTCCGAGTGCTTGCACTAAGCCTCTTAGGACGTGAAACAAGGTAAACAATtggcacataattaattagttcaaACTTAAAAAGTAGATTAATACGCTGTTttagaaaactaaaatatagaaaaattttacaataaacaCATTGTTTAGCCAttcataaagtaaaaaaaatagattaaaagaaCTAAGCTGAGTTTGAGAAAAGTAAAGACAGATACGTACAAAAAGatgaacaataaattaaatattaattatcttaaactagaaaatggattaatatatcatttttaaaaacatttaaaaaaacacgcaCAGTTTAgttatcttttctcttttaccGTCCAAAAAAAGGTAAGGGGCTACTCTAGACCGACAAAAAGGTGACAGCTGTTTACAATGGTGACATTGGCACCGCCCACTTTCATGCCAATGATGGAATCATAATTCAATGCCACTCTTGCAGAGGAACAGAgcacattgatttttttttaattttatcttttttacgGATAATCTTGTCACTGGACATAAAGGGTCTCTCTCGAAGAGAGATCCAATGCATTGATCGCTCTTTGCAATACCACAGCATGTAGCAAATGACAAGTATAAATAACAAGGAGAATATTGGGATTTTCTTTTACCAATCCAGTCAGGGACAGCCTTGAACACAGATAATATTCCCAGAATGAAACCATAGTGGGAAAACCACTATAATATTTGGCAGAGCTCATGTAAAATATCGTCTACCAATAGATTCCACTAACTGGGAGCAAAGTGATATCAGACCATGACTATCAGTCTCACTTCAAGTTTTGGCAAACAAAATAAGAAAGTGAAATGTAACTCAAAGGCGGTGATCTTCAGAGGAGTAATCAAGTTTCCACGATCAGCCAGCTTGATCACATAATGTGCACTTGGCAACAGGATCTGCTTATACTATTTCAAAACTGCAGCTGCAAAATGATTTTACTTCCTTCCATTGCTTGAAAAAAGCTTCTGGCCCCCTCCATTTTTCCAAACACCTCGCATAGGCAACCCCATCTGTGGGCCTTGCTGTTCCCTTTCCGGTCGTTCAGGGCTCGTCGTAGGACGACTCAAATCAAGTGTAGCTAAGGAGTTGTCCCCTAATCGGGCTCTGAGAAACTTTGATGTCTTCTTTGATTGTTTATTATTGTTACTGCTGCTACCTCCTCCCTTGCCTACATCATCTTTGGCACCAGAAGCCTTTGAAATGGCACCAGGATCATTGTCTAGACTCACATCTATATCAGATGATGTACCTCCAGTCATTAGTTGAGCCTTTCCCTTGGAAGATCGATACCCATCCCTTGACAGAACCTCAGCCACTCCTTCCTGAGTCTTATTGTTTACCTGAAGCTTCCTTACAGTGTCCAGAAAGCTATCTGCTAGCAAATCCTTCACATCCTTAGCAGGAGCAGCATTATTTTCTGTAACATCATGAGCTTTTCCCTTGCCCTTTTTCTTGCGGTTACCCTCTTTTGAGCTAACGGTTAAACCATCACAGTTCTCTTGGAGGCTGCTTTTGAATCGCATATTGGTGTAATAGGCATCAGCAAGTTCCTTCTGCTTCTGAGGATCAGGTAACAGCCTAGCCATCTCAGGCACAAGGTGTGACAGACCAAATTGCTCAACATATGAAAGATACTCTAAAGTACCAATGATGCCTTGACGATATTCACCAGCGATTTCTTTAAATGCAGTGTACCTATCTTCATCCATGCCTAAAGCACTGCGCATTCTTTCAACCAGGGTCTTATTGGCAGCACGCACATCATCTGCAGGCAATGTTTGGCTGCTTTGCGGCGTCTGTTGATTTTTATTGCCACCATTAGATGTACTTGATGATGCCTGAACAGAAGACCCACCAGACACAAGATTAGGAGTAGAAACAGAGTGCTTCATCCTGTTTGAAGCTCCACTTCCAGGATTCCATACTGAGTTAGAGGCAGATGGCATAATACCATTTTCTCTTCCAATTCGAAGCTGAGAAGAACTAGAATGAAGCAGCCCCTGATCAGGTGTAGGCCACATCTGCGCAGAGCTAGAAACAGGAGGGACTAATTCAGGATTTTCTGATGGGCGAGGCCGGGCAGAATGCAATACTTTCACATTGCCCTTGCTACGCTGCTGAAGCCTTGATGCAAGCGTGTTCTTCGCTAGACTTTGTAGCCCCTGTTGAGTTGAAGCAGAACCCCTGTTGCTACTTGATCCCGGTAATGGAGGGAATAATGACTCATCCCCAAGCTTGGCAGAAAGGGAACTCTGACTAAGGATGTGTGCATATCTGGATGGCTGCTCTGAGAGGGAAGGGAATGAGGTTTCATCAGGAGCAGAATCCATCCTTGCATCAGGCGTATCCTGGTCTTGAAGAGGAGGAAAGGACAAGTGCTCAAATACACGTCCATTGTCTGAGCTCTGTCCAGTTTCTCCTCGCCCAGAACTAGAACTGACGCTTACAGACCCTATAATATTATCAACTCGATTTGGAAGACCGTTGCCTGTAATTGCACTGCCATTTTGCACAGGGGGTATATCCCTGTCAGATCCATTACGGTGAGAATTGCGCCCCCTACCTCTACCACGCCTTTCATCTTGCTCGTTTCTTCGATATATAAAGCTGGTTGGTATCTGACAGAGCCAAACAGAAAATTAGCCTGAAGAAAATTTCACTAGTTGTATAAACAAGACAGAAAGACAGGGTGAAAGGGATATTAGCACAAGAATGAGAAATCTTAGGACTAAATACATACCTGAAGTGCAGCATTCCTCTGAGCACGAGACATCCGCCCACCATGCTCCATAGCATTATGTCTctgaataaataaacaatctaGGAAATATTATAACAAGTAACCTACCATCTACTCCAGTAACTGAGCAAGAGCAATGCAACTTAACACACTTGCCTTGAGCTCTGCTTCACTCTGGAAGACTACAAACTTCTTGGCCAAACATGCTTCATCTTCACAGAGGAAATGATCTTTACGGAAATGCaactgtatttaattaacaaaatgtTAGGATACCACCAAATggttgtaaaaataaatagcttGGAACACAGGCATCAATCTATTTGGACAAACAAACCTCCAAGTCATCATAATTCTGGAAATAATCATACTGCCCAGGATGTTGTCTGCAACCAGTTGTAAGTTTAGAATATCACATAAGCCTGTGAACAACTTAGCTAAGTGTAAAAAGGGTGCATGATACCTTTGACATATGTGACATGAATAGTGATCTCGAGACATATGTGTGTAAAGCTCGTTATCCCCATAAAATGAGCTTCTGCAAAACTCGCACATTGGATGCCCTGCAAAACCACTGCGCTCAACCTCAGAGCCATCCACCTCAGAGTCGCCAGTTTTTACATGCTGATTTAACTGTGCCCTTGTATAAAGCTTCTGTTCACAAATGAACACCTGGACAACACATTTACTAGTTCATCAAATTACGATCTCGAGAGCAAAATTTTACAGTAATATTAGAAGTATGCATCACAGTGACAGTGGTCatagaaaatcaaaattagaATAAGCATAAgttcaaaacattatatatgcTGCCAAAAAATCCAGAATTTCACCTACTCTGTCAAAGGAGCAGAGCGAGTAATACTATCCGTAAGAGACCACACATAGTCAAAAGCAATTTAATTCATCAATTCCCAGTTAGTTAGAAGCAATTCAAACTCTATGTtatcaagttaaaaaaaatgtgcatgGGCAAGTAGATAATTTATGACAGTTGGTGATTACTTAAAGCATCTCATATTTACCCATCCCGTAATGAGTCAAAATGCACATTCAATCCTGA
Encoded proteins:
- the LOC102715758 gene encoding E3 ubiquitin-protein ligase hel2, whose translation is MDDSCAVCADALEWVAYGACGHREVCSTCVVRLRFVMGDRRCCICKTDCAFVFVTKAMGDYTRVINDFSVFPPGPIEGKVGEYWYHEDSQAFFDDADHYKMIRAMCRLSCSVCDKAEDPAGQAAQARRKSRFKSIEQLKGHLFHQHRLYMCSLCLEGRKVFICEQKLYTRAQLNQHVKTGDSEVDGSEVERSGFAGHPMCEFCRSSFYGDNELYTHMSRDHYSCHICQRQHPGQYDYFQNYDDLELHFRKDHFLCEDEACLAKKFVVFQSEAELKRHNAMEHGGRMSRAQRNAALQIPTSFIYRRNEQDERRGRGRGRNSHRNGSDRDIPPVQNGSAITGNGLPNRVDNIIGSVSVSSSSGRGETGQSSDNGRVFEHLSFPPLQDQDTPDARMDSAPDETSFPSLSEQPSRYAHILSQSSLSAKLGDESLFPPLPGSSSNRGSASTQQGLQSLAKNTLASRLQQRSKGNVKVLHSARPRPSENPELVPPVSSSAQMWPTPDQGLLHSSSSQLRIGRENGIMPSASNSVWNPGSGASNRMKHSVSTPNLVSGGSSVQASSSTSNGGNKNQQTPQSSQTLPADDVRAANKTLVERMRSALGMDEDRYTAFKEIAGEYRQGIIGTLEYLSYVEQFGLSHLVPEMARLLPDPQKQKELADAYYTNMRFKSSLQENCDGLTVSSKEGNRKKKGKGKAHDVTENNAAPAKDVKDLLADSFLDTVRKLQVNNKTQEGVAEVLSRDGYRSSKGKAQLMTGGTSSDIDVSLDNDPGAISKASGAKDDVGKGGGSSSNNNKQSKKTSKFLRARLGDNSLATLDLSRPTTSPERPEREQQGPQMGLPMRGVWKNGGGQKLFSSNGRK